TAAAAAGCTTAATTAGTTGATTTTCAAGTTACTTTCTTTGACTTTTAAGTCAAAAAAAAGAAAGTTTTGAACAAAGTAAATAAATGCTGTGTTCTATTCTCGACTTCTAAATAGAGGATGACTCCTCGGCACCTTTTGAATGTTGGTCACACACTCTGGCGTGATTCATAAGGTGAAAAAGAATTAAAAAGTGAAAAAGAAAGTAGCAGTTTTTAGAAAAGAGCATTTTAATGCCGCACATCGATTGCACAACCCTTCTTGGAATGAGGAGAAAAACAATCGTATTTTCGGTAAATGTAATAATCCCAATTACCATGGGCACAACTACGAAATGGAAGTGAAAGTGGTAGGGCATATTGATGACGAAACTGGTTATGTCATGGATATTAAGATACTTTCTGATATAATCAAAGAACATGTGCTAGATAAACTGGATCATAAAAATCTAAATTTAGACGTTCCTGAATTCGAATTTCTTAACCCAACTGCCGAAAATATCGTGATAGTCATTCACGAAAAAATTGAAAAAGCTATTAACAATCCTCAGCTAGCCCTCACAGTTAGACTGTACGAAACTCCAAGAAACTATGTTGAATACCCCGGATAAAGACAAAAAAACGATTGAGAAGCTTTACGAAGAGCTTGGGGAAAATCATGTAATGACCAATATTGCAACTCCTCTTAGAGAAGATGCTTTTCAGTTGGACGATGAAACCAAAATAGAGCTCATAGGGAAGCATTTCAAAGAAATAATGCAGATTCTTGGCCTTGATCTTACAGATGATAGCCTTAAAGGAACTCCACATAGGGTTGCCAAAATGTATGTAAACGAGATATTTTCGGGTCTTAATCCTGGAAACATGCCTCAACTTACTCTTTTTGAAAACCAGTACAGATATAGTGAAATGCTCGTGGAGCGTGACATTAAATTCCATAGCAATTGCGAGCACCATTTTGTACCTATCAATGGCTTTGCTCACATAGCTTATATATCTAGTGGTAAAGTTATTGGCTTATCTAAACTACACCGGATAGTGAATCACTATGCACGAAGACCGCAGGTGCAGGAGCGTATGACTATTCAAGTTGGTAACGCATTGAAAGAGGCACTTGGAACTGAAGATGTAGCTGTAATATTAGATGCTGATCACATGTGTGTTTCCATGCGAGGAGTTGGAGATCAATCTAGTTCAACGGTTACATCATTTTACTCTGGTGCGTTCAAAGAAGCCGCTCGAAAAGAAGAGTTTTTGAAAAACTTGAGTTTGAGAAAGTAGGTTTATTTGAACCGCAAAGACACGAAGGCACGAAGTTATATCTAGATTGAAAGAAGTTTATATATCCTATTTTAGGTTTAAAACTTATTGACAAATCTTAAAACATATAGCATTACAACGGGTTAAATTAGAAATAATTAACCCGTTTTTTTATGTCTAAAATTTTGATTGTTGGTGCGAGTTCAGGAATAGGAGAAGAAACCGCAAAAATGTTAATTGCAGAAGGCCATGAAGTGATCTCAGCCTCAAGAAATAAGCCTTCAGTTGCCCTAAGCAAACATCTTACTTGGGATGCTAGTAATCCTGATGATAGTGTTTTTGCTGAAATAGTTGAGCTTGACGGAATAGTTTACTGCCCTGGAACCATTAATTTGAAACCTTTCTCAAGATTAAAGACTGAGGATTTCCAAAATGACTTTCAAGTAAATGTACTTGGAGCAATCAACGTCATACAAGCCAATGTTAACAAATTAAGAAAATCAAGTGTAGCTTCAGTTGTGCTT
This portion of the Spirosomataceae bacterium TFI 002 genome encodes:
- a CDS encoding GTP cyclohydrolase I, giving the protein MLNTPDKDKKTIEKLYEELGENHVMTNIATPLREDAFQLDDETKIELIGKHFKEIMQILGLDLTDDSLKGTPHRVAKMYVNEIFSGLNPGNMPQLTLFENQYRYSEMLVERDIKFHSNCEHHFVPINGFAHIAYISSGKVIGLSKLHRIVNHYARRPQVQERMTIQVGNALKEALGTEDVAVILDADHMCVSMRGVGDQSSSTVTSFYSGAFKEAARKEEFLKNLSLRK
- a CDS encoding NAD(P)-dependent dehydrogenase, short-chain alcohol dehydrogenase family, with product MSKILIVGASSGIGEETAKMLIAEGHEVISASRNKPSVALSKHLTWDASNPDDSVFAEIVELDGIVYCPGTINLKPFSRLKTEDFQNDFQVNVLGAINVIQANVNKLRKSSVASVVLFSTVAVQTGMSFHASVAASKGALEGLVRSLAAEYAANGIRFNAIAPSLTKTPLASALTSSDDKIEASNKRHPLGRIGTTEDLANAASYLISEKSSWVTGQIFHIDGGMGSLK
- a CDS encoding 6-pyruvoyltetrahydropterin/6-carboxytetrahydropterin synthase; this translates as MKKKVAVFRKEHFNAAHRLHNPSWNEEKNNRIFGKCNNPNYHGHNYEMEVKVVGHIDDETGYVMDIKILSDIIKEHVLDKLDHKNLNLDVPEFEFLNPTAENIVIVIHEKIEKAINNPQLALTVRLYETPRNYVEYPG